In Anaerobaca lacustris, the sequence CCTGAAAGACTGTCGGACGCCGTACTTCTTCAAAGTCGACGATGATTTCATCCTCCACCCCAAAGCCATCGCGTACATGCGAAAACAGGTGTTGGAGTATCCCTGTCCGGAGGAACTGGGGATTTATTATTGTCATCTGTGGGAAGACTGGACTGGCCGCGTTCGGCAGAGCATCAAGGTCTACCGAGCGGAGGCCCTGCGCCGGATCGGCGGATTCCAGACGAACGATCAAGGAAAGGTGGATGAGGCCACGAAGGTGGCGCTGGAGCGGGCTGGGTTCAAGGTTGTCGAGGATCCGAGCGTGGTGGCCCTGCATGCTTGTGGCTCCTGGGAAGAACAGTTGGAGTACGAGCGACTCTGGAGCGCCATGGCCGAGGTGCCTTACCAGAAGCCCACGCGCGATGCCATGAAGACCTACTGCGGGACCAAGTCGCTCGATACGCAATACGCGATGAGACTCGACATGCTGGAGTCCATCAATCGGCAGTTGGGTACACCCTTTCATCGGTTCCTGGTCGAAGGTTCGACGGCCCCTCAGAGCGTTGCGTCGCCGGAGGACTTGCGCCGGAGATCGGACGCATCTCTATCTGCATCTGCGGTCGATGCTGACGATTCGAGCGAGAGCCTGCTCCATCCGCCCTTCAGACCTCATCGACAAAGGGTGCGCGATCTGGGTTTGTGTGGTGCGGCGCCCGTGCCGTGTGAGTCGCAGGTCGACGGTGGACGACGCCCGCGAGTGACGGTGATCACAGCGTGCCGCAATGCCGCTCGGTTCCTCCCGGAATGTCTGGACAGCATCCTGCCGCAAACTCTGGGCGAGTGGGAGCTGTTCCTGCTCGACGATGGCAGCACCGACGATACGCACCGGATCATGGAGGAGTATGCCCGACGCGACAAACGCATCCAGGTGCACGGCTTCGACGACAACCGAGGGCCGTACGTCCGACGCAACTTCGCCATCGAGCGGGCCCGCGCGGACTTCATCGTCATTCACGATGCGGACGACATCATGTGTCCGACGAAGCTCGAAACGCTCTACAATGAGATCAGCAGCGACGGCAATCTGGCCATGGTCGGGTCGAACTACCGTTCGTTCATCGAGGAATACCAGGGGCCGGAATGCAGCGAGAGCAGCGAGCTGCCCTTGACTCACGACGAGATCCTGGCCCGGTTCCGATCCTGGCAGCACGGGATGAGTCATGGCTCGGCGATGCTGCGCAGGGCCCTCTTCCGCGAGATTGGTCCCTACGATGAGAATCCGTTCGCCGCCGATTCGTTCTGGTCGGCGAAACTGGCCTTGTACGCGGAGTCGGGCCGGCCGGTTCGCGTCCAGAACGTGCCCGAGTGTCTGACCCTGGTTCGGATGCACGCCAGCAATCACGCGCGGCTCCTGTCCACCCTGGATCCCCGCAATCGGAGAATCCGGTACCGGCAATACTGCGAATGCAAACTGCGGCGCGTCCGCGATCGGATGAAGTCACAGCCGAACATGGATATCGGACGTGAATTGCGTCAATGCACCTGCAGCGACTTCCTGACGCGATTCAAGGCCCAGATCATCGCATGGGAGAACGAACCGTTGGACAGTCGAGTCGTCCCGGAGTATCTGCGGAGCGCCGTCCGTCTGTTCGATCTGGGGCGCTACGTCAATTGTGCGAGCATTCTCAACAGTGTGGAGTCCTTTGAGCCAACCATCGCGGATCGTATGGCGGGCTACGACCTGCTCCGGGGTCTGGCGTACTTCGCCCTGCGGCTGGAGCGACAAGCCCGGCTCCATCTGGATCGCGAGATTCGCCGTCACGATACCCCCGCCGCCCGGCGGTTCGTTGAGGACGCCTTCGAGTCCGGAACGGCTGTGGATGTCCGGTCGTGGTGTCGGGACCATGCCGAGCGATACAACATGGGTTTGGAGGAGGCCGGACCGAGGAAATCGCCGCAGATCGTACCGTCCATTGGCGCGATCTGAAAAAACAAGGCTCGGGGGTTCAGGACCGTCTGGGTCGGAACGATAACACTATCGGGGTCGTTCGTTCCGAGGGCCCCAGGTATGGTTCCGCCGACCTGCCGGCGGCAAATGAAGGGTCGATACACATGGGCGAATTGCGTCTTTCAGGGTTGTCAACCGGAATTGACACGAGCACGCTGATTACCCAGTTGATGGCGGTGGAGCAGCGCCGGCTCAACAAGTACGTCGAACGAAAGGACACGTGGGACCAGCGCAAAGAGGCCCTCAACACACTGAAAAACATGCTCAACGATCTCAAGAACGCGGCGTCGGCCCTTGCCGACGCCCGGAAGCTGCGGACCTATACCTCCCTGTCCAGCAATGCGGACGTCCTGACGGCCGAATCGTCCCATAATGCATTCGAGGGCAACCATTCGGTTGTCATCAATCAGCTTGCCAACGCCGAACGCTGGGTCCACACGACCGGAATGACGTACAAGGAAGATTACGTCGGGGAAGGGGTCTTCATCTACTCGTACAACGACCGGGAGGTGACCGTCACCACGACCGCCGATACGACCTTGGAGGCCTTTGCCGCCCTGATCAACAACGATGCGAACAACCCTGGAGTGACCGCCAGCCTGCTGCATCACAACGGCGCCTATCATCTCGTTCTCAACGGCAACGATGCCGGCTCCGACTACGAAATCTCCATCAACACCAGCAACACGGAGGTGTGGCAAACTGCCTCGCCTTTGACCGTGAAGGGCGAGAACGCCGTGCAGTCCACGAGGATCAGGGACCTCGATCAGTTCAGCGGCACGTTTGCCGGCGATGAATCCATCACGATCACGGGCCGACAGCACGATGGGACGGAGGTGAACCACAGCTTCGCCGTCAACCAGAACACCCGGATCGAGCATCTCGTCGAGGAGATCAACAGCGCGTTCGGAGGGACGGCAACCGCTACCGTCGTGAACGGTCAGATTCGACTGACCGACCGCACCCACGGCACCAGCCAGATGCAGTTGAGTCTCAGCTACAACCCGGGTTCCGGCTCCACGACGTTGGACCTCCCTGTGGCGGCGCAATCCACGCAAGGCGGAAGCACCGCGGCGAGCCTGGCGGGATTCGCCGAAGCGGACTTCTCCGAGACGCAATCGGCGCAGGATTCGCAGATCAAGGTGGACGGTTTCCCTCTCGGCGACGACGAATGGATCACCCGCAGCGCCAACACGATCGACGACGTTCTCCAGGGCGTGACGTTGTCTCTGCATGACACCGGGACGGTTCAGGTGAATCTGACGCGTGACATCGAATCGGTCAAGGAGAAGCTCGAGTCGATGATCGACGCCTACAACTCCGTAGTGACGTTCCTCGCCGAGAAGACCGGGTACAACAGCGCGCTCAAGACGGCCGGCGTTCTGATGGGCGACTCGACGGTGTCGAGCATCGCCAACAGCCTGCGCATGCCGCTGATCCGGCAGACCAGCGGCTTCGTCACCGACATCGACGCGTTTCTCATGCCCGCGCAGGTGGGCCTCGAACTCGACCGGGACGGGATGCTTTCCCTGGATACGACCGCGTTTGACGAGGCCATCACAAAGAACTACATGGGTGTGCTGGCGCTCATCGGGGCCGACAAGACCGGCAGTTCCGACAGCAACACAGTCCAGTTCTACAGCGCTTCCGACCAGTACACGCAAAGCGGGACGTACAACGTGCAGGTCACGATCTCCGGAGGAGTCATCACGAGCGCCGGGATCAAGGCGGCGGGCGAATCGACGTATCGTGACGCGACGGTCAGCGGGAACATTGTCATTGGCAATAGTGCGTTCAACGACAAGGGCAAGCCGATGTATGCCGAAAACGGCCTGGCGTTGAGCGTCGACCTCAGCCAGGACGGCACGTTCAACGCCACGGTCCGTGTCAAGCAGGGATTCACCGGTTCCCTGGAGGACGTGATCGACCGGTTCTTGCAGCCCACGGACGGTTGGCTGACGCTGGATCAGAATTCGATCGACGTGCAGATTCGCAATCTGGAGGATCGCATCGCCGTGGAGGAGACCCGCCTGTCACGCGTCGAACAGCGTCTGATCACGAAGTACGCGCGTCTCGAGAGGACGCTGACGCTGATGCAGAACCAGATGGCCGGTCTGCAGATGGGATAGCGTACAGGGGGCCGTTTCGCAAGACCTCGGCGCGGGGGCCTCGTGTCATCGTGCGGCCTTCTTGCCCTGTCGGAGCCGGTAGACCATCGCCAGCACTTCCGCCACGGCCACGTACAACGATTCGGGGATGCGCTGGCCCGGCTTGACCGCGGCGTAGATCGCCCGGGCCACCTCAGGCCGCCGGACGATCGGAACGCCGTGGGAGCGTGCGATCTTGATGATCTTCTGGGCCATATGGTCGGCGCCCTTGGCCAACAGAACGGGGGCGTCCATGGTCGCCGCCTCATAGCGCAACGCCACGGCCACGTGCGTCGGGTTCACCAGAATGACGCTGGCCTTGGGCACCTCCTGGATCAGACGCTTCATCGACATTTCGATCTGAATCCGGCGGATCCGGCTCTTGACCTCCGGCGAGCCATCGCTGTCCTTACGCTCCTGTTTGACCTCCTGCCGGGTCATCTTCAGTTCGTGGATGTACTGCCATTTCTGGTAGAGCGTATCGGCCAGTCCCAGGATGATCACAGCGATGCCGACGCGAATCCCAAGACCGAACGTCATCGACGCGATGGAACCGATGAGCTGGGACGACCATGCCCAGCGCAGCGCGGCCATGGCCTCCAGCTTGTCTCTAAGGTAGAACCAGACGATTACACCGACGATCAACAGCTTGGCGATCTCGGCGAGCAGACGGACCAGGGTCCGTGGGTTGGCGGCTCTCTGGATCGCGGTGGCGGGATTGATGGCGTCCCACTTCAACTGAATGGCCTGTGGGCTGAACGTCAGGCCCCCGATGACAATGCTCGTGGCGATCCCGGCCACACTGATGACCGCGAGGACGGGCAGCATGACGAGGAGGGCGTCGATGATGTTCGCGTTCATATAGGCGGCGAAGATCTGCGGGTTGGCCAAGGGGCCGATCTGGCCGGACGCGCTCGTTTCGACCTGCCCCTTGAACCACTGGAACAGACCGGGCGCCAGCAGGGCCAGACTCAGAAACAATGCGAGGAGCGTGACCGCGGCCCCCATGTCCTGGCTCTGGGGGACCTGCCCTTTCTCACGGGCTTTGCCCAGCTTTCGCGAGGTCGGTTGTTCTGTCTTTTCGGCGGCGGGTTTCTCGGCCATCGTTTTGATCGATTATGGATTACTGACAATCGGAGAGACAAGACGCATCCACAATCAACAATCCTTCTAAAGCGGTAGCAGTTGCGCCATCCAGTCGGCCATTTCGGTTAC encodes:
- the fliD gene encoding flagellar filament capping protein FliD; amino-acid sequence: MGELRLSGLSTGIDTSTLITQLMAVEQRRLNKYVERKDTWDQRKEALNTLKNMLNDLKNAASALADARKLRTYTSLSSNADVLTAESSHNAFEGNHSVVINQLANAERWVHTTGMTYKEDYVGEGVFIYSYNDREVTVTTTADTTLEAFAALINNDANNPGVTASLLHHNGAYHLVLNGNDAGSDYEISINTSNTEVWQTASPLTVKGENAVQSTRIRDLDQFSGTFAGDESITITGRQHDGTEVNHSFAVNQNTRIEHLVEEINSAFGGTATATVVNGQIRLTDRTHGTSQMQLSLSYNPGSGSTTLDLPVAAQSTQGGSTAASLAGFAEADFSETQSAQDSQIKVDGFPLGDDEWITRSANTIDDVLQGVTLSLHDTGTVQVNLTRDIESVKEKLESMIDAYNSVVTFLAEKTGYNSALKTAGVLMGDSTVSSIANSLRMPLIRQTSGFVTDIDAFLMPAQVGLELDRDGMLSLDTTAFDEAITKNYMGVLALIGADKTGSSDSNTVQFYSASDQYTQSGTYNVQVTISGGVITSAGIKAAGESTYRDATVSGNIVIGNSAFNDKGKPMYAENGLALSVDLSQDGTFNATVRVKQGFTGSLEDVIDRFLQPTDGWLTLDQNSIDVQIRNLEDRIAVEETRLSRVEQRLITKYARLERTLTLMQNQMAGLQMG
- the flhB gene encoding flagellar biosynthesis protein FlhB; this encodes MAEKPAAEKTEQPTSRKLGKAREKGQVPQSQDMGAAVTLLALFLSLALLAPGLFQWFKGQVETSASGQIGPLANPQIFAAYMNANIIDALLVMLPVLAVISVAGIATSIVIGGLTFSPQAIQLKWDAINPATAIQRAANPRTLVRLLAEIAKLLIVGVIVWFYLRDKLEAMAALRWAWSSQLIGSIASMTFGLGIRVGIAVIILGLADTLYQKWQYIHELKMTRQEVKQERKDSDGSPEVKSRIRRIQIEMSMKRLIQEVPKASVILVNPTHVAVALRYEAATMDAPVLLAKGADHMAQKIIKIARSHGVPIVRRPEVARAIYAAVKPGQRIPESLYVAVAEVLAMVYRLRQGKKAAR